In the Sorghum bicolor cultivar BTx623 chromosome 4, Sorghum_bicolor_NCBIv3, whole genome shotgun sequence genome, TCCTGTAGGAGCTTGACTCCTTCCTGATGTGGGATGCAACGCATGAGGATGCCCGAGGGGCTGCGTTTGTACATTTCCCCGTCGAGGAGGACGAAGGTCTTGGCACGACGAGCCACGCGTCTCGCTTCAGCCTGGTCCAGGGGCAGAGTGCCTTCGACCAGGCGTTGAAGCAAAGGGTAGCGCCAGTCAGGCGAATCGTCAGTCgcaggtggctctggctcgatgtccatggcctcctgttcTTGGGGGACGGCGTCTTTGGGGTCGGCACTCTGTTTGTTTTGGAGTTCGTCTGACcccccgtcgtccttgtagtcgacggaaggTTTGTAGAGATCActgacgaaaacatccggggggaccgtggcccgctcggatgccatcttggcgagcacgtcggcggcctcattataCTTCCTTAACACAtggttaagttcgaggccgtcgaacttttctTCCAGGCATCGAATCGCTTTGCAGTATGCGTCCATCTTCGGGTTATGGCAGgtagactctttcatgacttgatcgatgatgagtctagaatcgcctcggacgtcgagccgCTTGATCCCAAGTTCGATCGCGACGTGAAGACCGTTaaggagggcctcatattcagctgcaTTGTTTGAAGCAAGGAAGTGAAGCCGGattgcgtatcgcatccttaccccgaggggtgagatgaagacaaggcctgcgccggccccagttttcatcagagacccgtcgaagtacatggtcCAGCATTCGTGCTGGATTTGTGGGGGTGGGAGCTGAGTCCCGGTCCATTCTGCCACAAAGTCTACCAGGACCTGGGACtttatggccttgcgaggctcaTAGGCGATCCTCTTGCTTAGAGGGCCCTGCGTCCCCTGGGCGCTATGCGGCATGCCTCCGACTTCTAAGTTGAAGCACTCTCGTGACGGGTCGTAGCTTtcgtcgtcggagtcggagtagccgagacaatagttgctggcctccaagaaacgcatgaaggtctccgggtcgccacacccgGAGAAATCAGCGCCAGCCCACTCGTCGTTGCCCGAGGTGAGGTCCTCTGGGTAGGATGAGACGGGCGGTGTGGAGACGAGGTCCAGTGTAGACCTCAAGTGGTGCCCGGGAAgttccgcgtacgcacttaacgaagtgcttacggaagaggcgtaggtagcggcggcattcctgagcccaaaaggtaactcgggAGGTGCCGCTGCTGCTACTTCATCCGTaggtggaggaggacgggacgttgaggcccctttgtcccccttgcgggggacgggcgcgggccgtgccttccccttcgaACGGGGTGGGACGGGTGGCCGCGATGACCCTCTGTTGGTCCTGGGTGCGGAGCTTGATGTcccgcgagcccttcctctgGCGCCTGTCGGGTCGGAGGAGCGGGCGACCTaatgaggaatatgcggggggaggaccGGACGGACCATGGCCTCCGTGGTGGGGTCGGAGATCCTAGATCTCTGACGCCCCCTCCGTGAGCCCCCCGCATGGTGTCCCGACCGTCTCCCACGTACTGACTGTGGCGGGATCGGCTCGGGGCTAAGTTCGACGTCGtcacgtggcgggaggaggatcatgtcgtagccggaaccgagggacatgaacttCAAACTCCCAAatatcatgatggtgccgcggcggagCGGGCGAAAACCGTCTGCCATCCAAATCTTCCCAGTAGGGACTGGCAAAcgtcacgcagaaggcccctacctggcgcgccaactgtcggcgtctagactcgcgaTCTAGGCACTGacgagtataagtctgcgtgactacccaaattcggatggtgatgcaagtgggacacagagagtttatactggttcgggccaagaatgccctacgtccagtgtggctgtagattctgtataaccttgcacccaaaggcgcttgtagtagggggtacaagctggttgcgagagagggctaagtcccaggtctcggcttggtggtGGAAAGAGTGCGGGTAGCTGCTGTGGAAGAGTGTGACGGTAGTGTATGCGTGCGTGTGTTCTGGACCTGTGTCCCTTCcagttgtgaaccctggctccccttttatagtcttaaggggaagacaggtttttacaagagtagatttcttctgttgaatggtgaaaacacagtcccgaccctgctgaggctggtccatctcgtccttgtgggatggttgacggcatggctactcctgtagagggttaccgaaccctgtaggggtcgcgggggtcggatcgccggtactgctgcatatcctgtcaacagtgggaaatgaccacaaacagtggtgctgatttacctcacccattccctttctactgtgcggtagtgtgctacagtgaacaggggtaagggtgtatagtgacagaggtaaggccacagtgactggggtggttgaaacagtcatcgccttgccctgccgcgTTATGGGGGCCGTCGCGTCCGTCATGTCGGGGGAAGTCTTGTTGCCCAggtggagtggggtccggcgcccgagccttgGACGGGATTGGGCGAAACGGAGCTTGCGTCCGAGACCCTAagaggtcgggcgagtcggaactggcatccgagaccctgagaggtcgggcgagtcggaactggcgtccgaggccctgaggggtcgggcgagtcggaacttgcgtccgaggccctgaggggtcgggcgagtcggaacttgcgtccgaggccctgaggggtcgggcgagtcgaaacttgcgtccgaggccctgagggttcgggcgagtcggaacttgcggcCGAGGCCCTgagaggtcgggcgagtcggaacttgcgtccgaggccctgatgattgtAATTAGTATGTTTCTTCGCGTTTTTTGTTGCTCAGATTTGGGTACCCCTTATTATGATACCCAACAGGTACAAAAAGACAGCGTCGGCGTTATATTCTTTTCTACTATATAGAATTGCTTCTGATTAACGGGCGTCACTATCATGTCACAACACCACAACACTAACATATAGGGTCACATGTGTGTTGTTATAAATATACAAACACTGTtaacattttatttttttacgaTAAACTATTGATCAGTATGAATATTCTCATGGATAAATTACTTTATTTTTCACAATATATGTTATTAATTTCTTTATGGGTGTTTTTGTATATGTTAAACTACTCTTTATTTTGTTCAGGTTCGGTGTACATTTCCCCAATTCCATTCTCATGGTCGTTCAGTAGTTTTCGATCCAGCAAACGATCCGAGAGCTAATACACGCCGGTCGCCCAGCCTCCTCCCTCCCACTTCCTTTTCCCTCTCCTCTTGACGTCATCATGAAAAAagtaaaatatttatttcaaaGCACTATAACTTTTCAATGATGTATTTATTTTTAATTCCGTTTACACCTGTGTGTTCAACGTGACGAGGcgaacaaaactagaccccacttctatatattttgaagatttttatttttctagtagCAGTTTATGTATATGAACTTATAACATATAAGTTATATTGATAACTTATTATGCTGCTAACCTATTCTGCTAAGTTGTATTGTATAACTTCTGTTTGTGTATGGTACCTAACTTAGATCATTAACTTATTCTATAGAGTTATGTATGTAACTTGTGTTTTCATGTGTATGCTACCTAATTTATTTGATTAATTTACTGTATAGAGTTATGTGTGTAACTTATGTTTTCATGTGTTTGCTATTTAACTTATTTGATTAACTTACTATTCATAGTTATATTTGTGTTTTTATGTGTATGTTAGATAGCCATAGTATGTTTTCAATTAACTTATGTTTTTTCTTGTTCTCAACTTTGTTTTTTACTTGTTATTTTAAATATTAAAATATTTTGCAGATATTCCTAGTGAATACAAATATACTTGATGTCATAATTATAGAAATGCTGAGAATATCATACTTGCAGAAGTTATGaaagttattatatatatatgtttttttgtaagttttcaTCATATTATGGAATTTCTGTTGTAGTATAGATTGTAAAAGTTACTTTTATTTCCTCTCCCACCCCTTTTAAACCTTTGTCCCGTATTCCCGAATGAtttgtttttgaaaagaaaaaaatgttgATGAAACATAAGGAGAATATAATTCTCATAACAACTCTCAAAGTTTCAATTATGTATAtgttttagtttgcaaaaaaagaaaaagtaatgTTGTATAACTTTGTCTGTTTAATTTATTCCTTAAAGTTATGTTGGGTACCTCAGTGTAAGTTATGTGTGcacttttcaaaaaaatattgaCGTGCGTGAGAGCGCAAAAGAAAAAATTGGTTGCGCGCCGGACGTGCGAAAAGAAAATAAGGCCCACGTGAATGTCCgtttgaaaagaaaaagagaatggAACGTCATAGTACTATCCTAAAATGGTATTAGGCGGGATTGATTGTttccttaaaaagaaaatatgattagTCGGAAGATCGTTCGTTGAAATCAGTTTAACTGAACGTTCGCTATAAATATGATTGGTCGGACTATATAGTGGTGTCGGTACATTTCTCCTTGTCCTCCTGATCGCCTCCGTCCAACTCCAGAGCGAGAGGCTACATCGTGCGCTCCTAGGTGTCGGAAACCTGTACGTTGCCAACGATCGACGTGGCTTGCTGGGCAAGTATTTGCATGGGCTGAGTTGTTCCCGGGATGCATGGGCGTATCGTATCCGATTCCGAGATCCCAATGCAACCGCGCCAATTCAATCCACCCCATGGCCACGGCCGCCCATATATTTGTGGGGGCATCGCGATCATTAGCTTAGCTTAATTAGGGGACGCCACAACATATTGGACTTTGCCCCGCTTCCAGCGAACCCGGCGAGAAGCGATCAGCAGGCTAGGGCTTGGCAGTTTACAGCGGTGCCATGGACGGCCACGGCAATCATGTGGTGCCAGCAGAGTGCTTTTGGATGACGTACTTGGACGGCGGCGTCCCGGTGCCCATCCCGGTCGACAGCGCCGGCCTCACGCCGCGGGCCGGCGGCTTCACCTTCCCCGCGCACGACGGGCACCGGGCGGCGATCAAGGCCGCGAGGCAGATGGACCACTACCGGCGGGTGCGGCGCAACGCGAGGCGGATGCCGGAGGTGGCGGCGCGCCTCGGCGGCGAGGACCTGCTCGTCCACCTGATGTACGGCGACATCGACGAGTGCTGCTGCCTGTTTGAGGCGCCCCCCACGACggcgccagcagcagcaggcctgCACGCGACCTACTATGTAGTACCAAACTGCTGACTGCAGAAGATGCTGTTCTCGGTCAGCAGCGTTAGAGATATTGCTGCTGCTGTCAGTTTGATCATATCGTCGGTCTTCTGCGAGCTCCGATTTGTTAGTACATACtcaatccattccaaattataagtcatttgacttttttaatatcaagtttgatcactcgtcttattcaaagttttgtacaaaatattacttttttgttgtgtattggtttattaataaaagtttttcaagaatgacttaaatttgactatatttgcacaaattttttgaataagacgagtggtcaaacttggagtaaaaaaagtcaaacgacttacaatttaggatgaAGGGAGTATTTCTTAATTTTTGCCTTTTAGTTATGCTTTTGGTGGTTGATCTGGTGAGCCTCATGATGTCCCCTGATGGATGTGGTTGTTTCCATAGTATAGACACAGGCTGATGGCTAGGTTCTGgtctttgtatatatatatatatatatatatatatatatatatatatatatatatatatatatatatatatatatattaaaaataggaAGAACTAGATAGCAGGAACTTAAGTTGTGGGCCGGAGCTAAAACGTACGTGGACCCGGAACTGGTTTCTTAAAGaactaggtgaattccccgtgcgttgctgcgggattttcttaaaaataaatcattatatacatagcaCTAGTATGCGGTATTTAGTCTATTATGTATGTACATATAtaaatttgacttgcatgtattttcttgtattagatctagtaaaaaattgctaaactaataaaacaaaaactaatatttggttatattatagaggaattaattggtgatgaaacaaataatgtatgtacatgacttgtatgtgaatatattaaagatttaagtatttcacatgatatagatgacatggttattttttataattaatatgcaatgacatggacttagtggagAATAATGTGGACATattgcatgaagagataaaatatttagtgcatgacttagtggggaatgatgtggacactttgCATGAAGAGAaaattcatctagtggggtttagctttataagagttatagatttgGAGGGTATAACAGTACTTACGTCGAGCTGCTTCtcagaataaaaaaaaagaatctaCTTCTCGTGTGACAGGAGAtgcttctcctctcttctctctcttAACGTCTCCTGTAGCTCCTGGCGGCATGGGTGCTCACCGGCGTGCGGCCTCCGGTGGGCAAGCCCGCACCTCCCTCCCTCCTAGCGCACCGGGGCTCACTGACGCGTGAGCTCTGGTCCAACTCCAGCGGCATTGCTCCAGGCCTCCAACTTGGGTGGCGGCGCGTGTGCATTCGAGGTGAGTGGTGGTGGCTGCTGCTCTGGCTCAGGTCGTCAGCTAATTCCAACCTCAAGGTCTAGGCGAGCATTCTGATATCGTATTCGCTTAGACACACTGGTGTAGTGGTGTCCCCATCCCCGCTTGTCTTATGCTTCGATGTAATTTTTTCTTCCATGCTAGATTTCATTCAAGAGTGAACACACTTCTGTTTAAGAAATTGATGAAATTGTATGTGTCGCATACGTGCAGTTCATTAATCTATAcctatacctatctataaagaggGAAAATTTCAGTGTGCccaccaaaatcttctgcccaatgTGTCCGTGTCGAGGTCACTCTCCCATCATGTCCGGAATCCTACCTGCGCTGGCCCCACGTGAACCGGCACCTCAGGTTGATGCAGCCACGGCGGGCACTCGGGGTCACGGGATAGCACAAAGAGGCCGCGCATGGGTCCCTCGTCATCGGAGTCAGGGGGCACAGTGGGGGAGGAGCGCTTGCCGCGTCGGGTGGAGAGGGCGCAAAGGCAAGGGTTGTCGTGGAGGCGGAGGCGAGCACCGAGGCGAgagatggcgccgccgccagtCCACGGAGTCCTCATCGTCATCGAGCTCTGGCCAGTCCCCGTCGCCTCctggtatgatcatatacttcatGTATATATACTCCATCGGGTCATATACGtcataaatctagagatatatataAGTCCAGACGGTAGTTAGAGAAAGACGGACAAAAAATATAGATGGACAAAAGAAGAGCctaaaattttgcctctttattattaggtatatatatatatatacaaaattttgtaataatacagatatagatatagatttgatagcttttttttctcccgttgcaacgcacgggcatttttgCTAGTGCATATTAATGCATAGAGAACTGCAACTACTGATTTAGGATACAAAATGGTTCCACAAATGCCATTTTTCTCTGAATATGCTGCTTATTGGTTCATAAGTCATAACTAGATGCAAGTTCAGGGAAATTCAATGATTACAGAACATAATAGTTATGTAGATGTGCCTTGGCATTGTAAACTTGACTCAGCAAGCAGAAAAGGTTTGCAAATCTGATAGCTGCTTTCTTATACAAGGTTAGATGAGTGAGCTCAACTGCTCAAGGGGCTGGTCCAAGAAGGGAAAGTGAAATACATTGGCATGTGTGAAGCAAGCATGGATACTACATCGTGAACTCTGAAATTTGTCTATTGATTTACCAAGAGAGAACAAATAATCTTGATTAAATTATCATATCATTTCAAGGTTACCAGAACGTGAATGAGCTCACCTGATGGTTGATTTGTTTTGCAGACACGGACGTCCGCGTACACAACTGCTGCTGGCCCAAGGAGATCACGCACCACAGCCGAGGAGGTCCTGCAGCACCAGCTGTTCTCAACTGAACCAGCAGAGGTCGTCCGCGTACGGCGTACTGTGCTAGGGATATGCGTCGTCGTGATGAGGGCGGTGTCGACTCGATTGGCGGCGGGCCGGTGACCTAGGAGGCAGCAAACCAGTGTTTTAGGAGACGGCGTTCGCAGGCACAGAGCAATCTTCGCCGGGTTACGAAGTTGAGAATCTGTAGAATATGAAAAGTGCTAAACTGCCCTTAATTACGATTCTTAATTAGAACCTGCTGCAAAAAAATTTAACAGGAGGAACCGGTGGTTCCTCTCAAGCACCATAACAAAGCTCTATATATTATGGTGCTTGAGAGGAACCATTTCAATGACATGAGCACAGAATTAATCAACACAACCAGGTGTGACAGAAACTAACTTGATGACTGCTACTTGAATTATTTTCTTATTTATTAGCTGAAACCACCACATGGAAATCAATCAGAGCACACAGAAGTGCAGGTGGCAAGGTCACCCAATTTGCAGTTTTATATTTACTGGGAGCAGAGTTCCTTTCATATACTCCTCCCTGTAATATTATAACAATAGTAATATTTAGGATTTCTTTTTTCTTGAATTAGCATGATCGTACTGCTTCTTCAAAATCAAAACTATGAAAAAAACAGCCATCAGAGGGACTATATATTTctattttcttattttcttgaaTCTATGTTCTCCCTGCTTCTTCAAAATCTCTATAATAATCCTCTTATAGTAGGAAGGTAAAAACTGTGATCCTCTTCAAAATCAAAACTATGATCCTCTTCTTCAAAGCACACGGAAATGCAGGTTGCACACAGAACTGCTTCTTCAAAAAAACCATGATTGTACTGCTTCTTCAATTATTAAAGTATACAAAATTATAAGAGGTTGACAAATCAGCACATGGAAATCAATCAAAGCACACAGAACTGCAGGTCACAAAGTCACTCAACTTGCAATTTTATATAACTGAGAGCTGAGTTCATTTCATATATGCTATACTGGACATTGCTATAGGAGACATTTTTTGTAGAtccaataaacaatgagcaagTAATTCcagaacaagaacaagacataTAACTGAGTATCTCAAATCACATCCATCCAACCACAACTCTTTGTGAAATAATGGTGACAAGAGAGATCGTGCAATGTCTTTGTGGAATACCTGGACTGGAGGAAGGGGATGTGGAGACGGAGAAGAATAGTGTTTGATGGCCTACACCAGGTGGAGTAACATACAGATGTAGCTCGACCTGAGACAAATCATCATATTGTGGTACATATTCCTTTGCTGAAATAAATTGTAAAGAGAAATTTCAGAACTGAAGAATACTTAATAATCCTTTGTTGGATGATGAGTTTCAGAACACCACGTCCTCTTTTACATGAAGTACAAATGGATACGACAATGTCAATAATAAAGGACACCAATGTAAGAAACTTGTACAAATGTAAGAAACTTTTGGTTTATGATGCCATGGAAATAGAAACAATAATTTGCATTGATGCACTTGCATTTTAGATTATTGTCAGAACAATTAAAGTATGCAAAGGGTAACTGAATGTTCTTCATCTAAATTTGAATTGTTAACACTTGTAAAAAATGATCATCTAAATTTGAATTGTTGTGCTGTGTCTCTCTCTGCTTTTGTTGGAAGGAAGCAGAATCCAAATCAGATTTCCAAGAGCCAATCAGTGACTTGGCCAAGATGCTGGCAACCACCAATCAATCGCAATCACAATTAGCGCACAGAGAAGACATGCCTTCCTTGAGCTTCAACTACTAACTCAATTGGACCACTCCAGATTCAGAGAGCCGATGGTTTCTACGGCTTCATCATGCTGATTTTTTTGAGATAAAAACAGTTGAAAAATAACGTTGACTGACTGATAAACTCAATCGAATAAGTCGGCACCCCAAGGTTTTCCATCCCATCCGATGCAAAAAGGAAAACTGGACAAAAAAAGATGAGCCATCCAATGAAATGGCATAGCAATGCTTGTAATGAAAACATTCGATCAATGATTCAATGTTCACACAGTTACAGGCGATTATTGCCACCCAAGATCTCTAAAACATATTTACTCATACAAGGAAAAGAGCGATAACCGATCGAAGAACCAGAGCCTTACAAGAATGCAGCACGGATGGGGTAAAAAAAATTGATTGATGTACTAAGTGATTCACAGATAAAGCAATCGCTCGTAACCAAAATATTCAGTTAGTGATTCAAATCAATAAGCACACAATTTCAATCAAACTGAAGCAGACCAATCACTCACCCTGGCGGCGGTGCCTACATCAGGCAGCCTGGCAGCGAGGTCCTCAATGACATAGGCAGTGGCGTCGAGGCCGTCGTCCTTGGACACGGGTAACCCCACGACAAGCAGGTCGTTCGAAGGAGCACTCCGGAGTAAGCGGACGTGGATGCCGATGGTGAAGCTCGAGAGCCGATCCTGTCCGAGCGCTAACATGCCAGGGACGGGTGCCGCCGCAGCTCGCCCGTGCCGAAGGAGAGGACGCGTCCCCTGATGAACTTGCAGTGCAGATCTGAGTAAGGACGAGGGCAAGGGCGCAGGGGCAGGGGCTAGCTGCGCGGGGCGCGCTCAACGAAGAGGGCGACGGCGTGGGCAGCGATGGCGCCCCGGAGCCTCGCGCGGGGAGCTGCGGAGCTGGGCAACGCAGACGGGAAGGGTGTAGGAGCCACGATTTCCTAGAGGATTGGAGCTTAGAGGGGGGTGACCGAGGGGAGCGTAGGCGCTAACCGCAGGAGAAGAGCGACCGAGTGGCGATAACCGCAAGAGGGGGAGCGATTAGTGCCCGGAGACGATGACCTTcgggtctttttagttgtagagatacagTAGAATTAATAGCTATTgtgtttcaagtacctagctagGGCATGTTTGTGGTCGTTGTGTTGTGTGTAGCTAGTTTGTTACGAATTATGGCTCTGCTAATCTTGGTAAGATCTTCTTGATATGCATGCATGGGTTCTTAAAAATATGCGCCTTTCTCAAAATACGCGCGCACACCGTATTCAGACACCCCCAAATACCCGAATTCACCTCGCCTTTCTCGGTGCTCGATCACAGACCTTTGACTAGGATCTAAAGCAAACAAACCATTAATAATCTATATACATGAAGCAAAACGTACACATGAGTAAACATTATATTATATACTCTctttttcaaattataagaaaaTTTGGCTTTTCTATATAAGTAGATTATAATAAAACTATGtattatatatctagaaaagtaAAAAACATCTTAAATTTTGGAATTGAGGAGTATAAGAGCTAGTGTAGTTTGCTTGGACCCCATTGTTCACGCACTGGTACAGGAAAGGGCTATAGCCCGCGCCGTAAGGGCCTTTAGTCCTGGCTACGGAACCGAggctaaggtttcgggactaaatgtctcacctttagtcccggttccgggagccaggactaaaggtccacctttagtcccggttggtaaaagcaatcgggactaaaaggtgcgccaCGGTGTGCCACCTGACCTCCACTTTTAGTCTCGGTTGTTGTTACCAACCGTGTTGACTAAAGAGttttttctttgtttccttttctttccttttgGTTTTCtatttagggtttacaattatattattattatgttattattattttcgaatGCATATTGTTTGCTGCTAGTTTATGGAAACGCGCACCtataatttttataatttaaagcattacatataaatatactataaaacactatatatatattatatatatatatatagatccataatataatatttacacatgcatcacggacaaagtatttacaacaaAATTTATCTCTGtcactcaagcatcgtacaaatgatcattgtgatttggtttcattggctcctcagggttgaagtagcactcgTCGCCGGGATTCAGAacttggtcgttaagaaatcctgcgattgtctcttgaattccttttaggcggaccgcatccaacacctgctccttcaaccacatctcctttaatagacattaaagaaaaaagttagaggtataaataggatttattaaatagcaacaaataaatgaaataaacttattatatatacatgttacatccttttaggtgctcaagattagttcttttggcatagaccgtcataaactcgcacacatagtagccacacaaattgttgcccggtgtctgccgtagaacccaGTGAAGTAAGATAGGCTTTAAAAGTGGCGCTTTCAAATCTGGACGGTGTTTCTCCACGAACCCAGtccaaaccctagcaataaaacgatcattattaattatctatTACCGAGTTAAAAGAGCATAATTTAATATTtagagatcggagttacccttggataatatctatcattttaTCTTCCTGTGCcgtaaaaaaaaattcaagctcatcaaattttaaatctgTCGGTATCTACTGGTCTAGCACGTCGATGTTcgaaccatattcatttccatttactagcgggggcactgattgctttgattgatCCCCGAGCTGTTctacacccttgcgtgctcttttctcttatttcttctcttcttctatggatttccttaaagtgcgatcatagtccgataaagatgatgattctttctgagcttcacgcctctttttctattgagcctgaaccctttgtcgtagatcttctggcCGTAGTAAGCGGTATGGTTTCTCAGGGTttcgcttggcttctcttttagtcttaagtttcttgaagaaactatccacaTCTGACTTTACCGAAGCATCTAGTTCTACATCAGTCTTCTCATAGGacagcttcttaggaatgatagGTTGTTTCTTTTCagaggctttcttttttggcggCGAGGCGGCCGACACATTTGATTGAGCGGCCGGCCTCTTCTTTCGCGCTGGAGCCACGTGTGGAGACGATGGGGTGGCcggtggtggtgttggagcccgaggaggcggcgttggagcccgaggtggcggtgttggagcccgaggttgcggtgttggagccctaggtggtgaagttggagccctaggtggcggtgTTTGAGCCCATGGTGGTGGCATTGGAGACCGAGGCGATGCAGCCAtgtcttgcactccctcgtcatcacccgcAACACTATGACATGTTGGTGACCACCTGTGAAACCAAAAATgtatatgagtaaaccgctaactaagagaatgcaaaataaagttagtgaacaaatgtatagtcaattttcatccgcacctaggattaggttcatgacgaggaggtggtggtagactactaggtgatgccctaggaataatgatgtagcgcttgcgccaacaaatagaAGTCTTCTCTGtttctcctagagtcttctctccatcacctccttctatctcaaactgcacattactgaagcctttgacaactctatccaccgagacactagcatatctAGGTAGAACTATcgccccatggattcttggtgtctTCGTAGGGTCGATAGGAGTTACAACACCGACAACAACCATAACTGTGGCAGTCCTCTGTGGAATCtgcagctcacatgttgtcagagtttagtgatgtcatccaccggaaagtgcagcctcacgtcgtcttgaatagttggcatctcCATAGAAGCGCAACTGCTTTTCAACTAACcgggggggctaatgttgactccaggctctgatgcagtttgcctttgtatagaacttactgccatctgcacttgtcttttgatctcctcgttcattctctcttcaagcgctttctctcgcgctatcGCTTCACGAGCCGCTTTGCGT is a window encoding:
- the LOC110435079 gene encoding uncharacterized protein LOC110435079 isoform X1, with amino-acid sequence MLALGQDRLSSFTIGIHVRLLRSAPSNDLLVVGLPVSKDDGLDATAYVIEDLAARLPDVGTAARVELHLYVTPPGVGHQTLFFSVSTSPSSSPGHRPAANRVDTALITTTHIPSTVRRTRTTSAGSVENSWCCRTSSAVVRDLLGPAAVVYADVRVCKTNQPSGELIHVLVTLK
- the LOC110435079 gene encoding uncharacterized protein LOC110435079 isoform X2 — protein: MLALGQDRLSSFTIGIHVRLLRSAPSNDLLVVGLPVSKDDGLDATAYVIEDLAARLPDVGTAARVELHLYVTPPGVGHQTLFFSVSTSPSSSPGHRPAANRVDTALITTTHIPSTVRRTRTTSAGSVENSWCCRTSSAVVRDLLGPAAVVYADVRVCKTNQPSDL